From Methanococcus maripaludis, one genomic window encodes:
- a CDS encoding orotate phosphoribosyltransferase-like protein, which produces MKKELILKALKLRDMGFPSGDIAEELNISVKTALYLTLNGEELLKAGETPKEDSEKLDIFLEWDNVRASSRRLRNISKIICDMLSDVEFDGVVGISSGGVPLATLISDELDKNFSIYVPKKHVHTEKEKTTGFIGQNMSSIVGKDVIIVDDVMTSGNSVKETIKYLKGIANPKKVFVVMDKSGIDEIDGVRIEHLFRTGVVDIKK; this is translated from the coding sequence ATGAAAAAAGAACTCATACTTAAGGCTTTAAAATTGAGAGATATGGGTTTTCCAAGCGGAGATATTGCAGAAGAGCTAAATATCTCAGTTAAAACGGCATTATATCTTACACTAAATGGTGAAGAACTTTTAAAGGCCGGAGAAACTCCAAAAGAAGATTCTGAAAAGTTGGATATATTTTTAGAATGGGATAATGTTAGGGCTTCATCAAGAAGGCTTAGGAATATTTCAAAAATAATCTGTGATATGCTCTCAGATGTTGAATTCGATGGCGTTGTCGGAATTTCTTCGGGAGGAGTTCCCCTTGCAACATTGATTTCAGATGAACTCGACAAAAATTTCTCAATATACGTTCCTAAAAAACACGTACACACCGAAAAAGAGAAAACAACAGGATTTATCGGCCAGAACATGTCTAGCATTGTTGGAAAGGATGTAATTATTGTTGACGACGTAATGACCTCTGGAAATTCCGTAAAAGAAACAATAAAATATCTAAAAGGCATAGCTAATCCTAAAAAAGTATTTGTAGTCATGGATAAAAGTGGAATCGATGAAATTGATGGTGTTAGGATAGAACACTTGTTTAGAACCGGTGTTGTAGATATTAAAAAATAA
- a CDS encoding 7-carboxy-7-deazaguanine synthase QueE has translation MIREVFSSIMGEGKFIGKRFIFVRFKECPLDCIYCDEPNTPGGTARVEEVSGSGDFTEYLELENELIEIIEKLRTPDLFAVSFTGGEPLLYPNKIKQYSEILKHKGYKTFLESNGMFPERLDSYDYASIDIKLPEHFENKDDDFWYNLYSKELETIERLYLAGTDVYAKIVVFEETSEELIERIARDLSKIGNITLCIQPVSPTDRIKATTSKKKIFELMAICGRYVDVMCTPQIHKWMGML, from the coding sequence ATGATTAGAGAAGTATTTTCCTCAATTATGGGTGAAGGGAAGTTTATCGGCAAAAGATTCATCTTTGTGAGATTTAAGGAATGCCCTCTTGATTGCATATATTGTGACGAGCCAAATACCCCTGGTGGAACTGCAAGAGTCGAAGAAGTTTCCGGATCAGGCGACTTTACTGAATATTTGGAACTTGAAAATGAACTTATCGAAATTATTGAAAAATTGAGAACGCCTGATCTTTTTGCAGTTTCGTTTACCGGTGGAGAACCCCTATTATATCCAAATAAAATAAAGCAGTATTCTGAAATTTTAAAGCATAAGGGCTATAAAACATTTTTAGAGAGCAATGGGATGTTTCCTGAAAGATTGGATAGTTATGATTACGCTTCAATTGATATAAAGCTACCAGAACACTTTGAAAATAAAGATGACGACTTCTGGTATAATTTATATTCAAAAGAACTCGAAACAATCGAAAGATTATATTTAGCAGGAACTGATGTTTACGCAAAAATTGTAGTATTTGAAGAAACTTCCGAAGAACTAATCGAAAGAATTGCAAGAGATTTATCAAAAATAGGAAATATAACGCTCTGCATTCAGCCGGTTTCTCCAACTGACCGGATAAAAGCAACCACTTCAAAGAAAAAGATATTTGAATTAATGGCAATTTGCGGAAGGTACGTGGATGTAATGTGCACGCCGCAAATCCACAAATGGATGGGAATGCTCTAA
- a CDS encoding TRAM domain-containing protein yields the protein MAFGKPAMKNVPVEAGKEYEVSIEDMGKGGDGIARIDGFVVFVPNAEKGSVIKVKVTAVKEKFAFAERV from the coding sequence ATGGCTTTCGGTAAACCCGCAATGAAAAATGTTCCTGTAGAAGCAGGAAAAGAATACGAAGTATCAATTGAAGACATGGGTAAAGGTGGAGACGGAATCGCTAGAATCGATGGATTCGTTGTTTTCGTACCTAACGCAGAAAAAGGTAGCGTTATCAAAGTTAAAGTTACCGCTGTAAAAGAAAAATTCGCTTTTGCAGAAAGAGTATAA
- a CDS encoding CPBP family intramembrane glutamic endopeptidase produces MIESLIRFFYFFISLVIYWINLIRAFNLELIEKRTLDIIFVFNLSVLFFSIYFMSDVNYVFGLSVYTASFLSVLLIRNQRFFEKFTKLLKMDLSFDNPIHKITLSLSTYILLNPVIAFASGSGLIIALTDFLEVLDLAAFQLIILIYAFVGIGFGTRKNLKQSIERLDIKIPSIKYAIFGVILLFMVDKFIWNLFDFFTYIFQSMDPVISEQIAEQAVVETSNVNEVVNTIKISASTPLKIVFLSIIVGISEELMFRGALQPRFGNIYTSFLFAALHAQYLSSMVLLDVFIISYILGMIKERKSTSTTILIHILYDIISLIF; encoded by the coding sequence ATGATCGAATCACTAATTCGATTCTTTTATTTTTTTATAAGTCTAGTAATATACTGGATCAATTTAATTCGAGCATTTAATTTGGAACTTATTGAAAAACGTACACTTGACATTATTTTCGTTTTCAACTTATCAGTACTTTTCTTTTCGATATATTTTATGTCGGATGTAAATTATGTTTTTGGACTTTCTGTCTACACAGCTTCTTTTTTAAGCGTTTTACTGATTAGAAATCAGCGTTTTTTTGAAAAATTTACAAAACTCCTAAAAATGGATCTTTCCTTTGATAATCCGATCCATAAAATTACTCTTTCGCTTTCTACATACATTTTGTTAAATCCAGTGATCGCTTTTGCATCAGGATCTGGTCTTATAATCGCCCTTACAGATTTTTTGGAAGTACTCGATCTTGCTGCATTTCAACTCATAATTTTAATCTATGCATTTGTTGGAATAGGCTTTGGAACGAGAAAAAACCTAAAACAATCCATTGAAAGATTAGATATAAAAATTCCATCCATAAAATACGCGATTTTTGGAGTAATACTTCTATTCATGGTTGATAAATTTATATGGAATCTTTTTGACTTTTTTACATATATTTTCCAGTCAATGGATCCCGTAATTTCAGAACAGATTGCAGAACAGGCAGTTGTTGAAACTTCAAATGTTAATGAAGTTGTAAATACAATAAAAATTTCCGCGTCCACGCCGTTAAAAATAGTATTTTTATCGATAATAGTTGGAATAAGTGAAGAATTGATGTTTAGAGGAGCACTGCAACCGCGATTTGGAAATATATATACAAGTTTCCTTTTTGCAGCACTTCATGCCCAGTATCTGTCATCAATGGTACTTTTGGATGTATTTATAATAAGTTACATTCTTGGAATGATAAAAGAGAGGAAATCAACATCCACTACGATTCTAATCCATATTTTATACGATATTATATCGTTAATCTTTTGA
- a CDS encoding argininosuccinate synthase: MQEKIAVLAYSGGLDTSCCLKLLEDKYDYKVISVAVDVGQPEEDLIEPEEKAKKFGVLKHYTIDAKEEFATEYIFRAIKANALYEGYPLSTALARPLIAIKIAELAEEVGASAISHGCTGKGNDQFRFESVMRAKTPEIEIVAPIRDLNLTRTEEIEYAKEKGIPVPVNLEKPFSIDENLWGRSIEGGILENPMTETPKECFAWTVDPTDAQDKEEYVEIEFKEGVPVAINGDSLAPVSLIRKANEIAGRNGVGRVDIVEDRVLGLKSRENYECPGAMLLITAHKALEQLVLTREEIVFKETVDSKYADLIYKGLWHEPLRHDLDAFVDKTQTRMNGKLIAKLYKGSMRIVGRESKDAIYNEDMVSFENKEMDQREIVGMVKFHGLQAAIYEGLKRK, translated from the coding sequence ATGCAAGAAAAAATTGCAGTTTTGGCATATTCTGGAGGGCTTGACACGAGCTGCTGTTTAAAATTACTCGAAGACAAATACGACTACAAAGTAATTTCAGTAGCAGTCGATGTAGGTCAGCCTGAAGAAGATTTAATAGAACCGGAAGAAAAAGCAAAGAAATTCGGTGTATTAAAACACTACACGATTGATGCAAAAGAAGAATTTGCAACAGAGTATATCTTCAGAGCCATTAAAGCAAACGCTCTCTATGAAGGATACCCATTATCAACAGCTCTTGCAAGACCTTTAATTGCTATAAAAATTGCAGAACTTGCAGAAGAAGTTGGAGCAAGCGCAATTTCACACGGATGTACTGGAAAAGGAAACGACCAGTTCAGATTTGAATCAGTAATGAGAGCAAAAACACCAGAAATTGAAATTGTAGCACCAATCAGGGATTTAAACCTTACAAGAACTGAAGAAATAGAATATGCAAAAGAAAAAGGAATTCCAGTTCCAGTGAACTTAGAAAAACCATTCAGTATTGACGAAAACTTATGGGGAAGAAGTATTGAAGGCGGAATCTTAGAAAATCCAATGACTGAAACTCCAAAAGAATGTTTTGCATGGACTGTTGATCCAACAGACGCACAGGACAAGGAAGAATACGTAGAAATTGAATTCAAAGAAGGTGTTCCTGTAGCAATCAATGGTGATTCATTAGCGCCAGTTTCATTAATAAGAAAAGCAAACGAAATTGCCGGAAGAAATGGTGTTGGAAGAGTAGACATTGTTGAAGATAGAGTTTTAGGCTTGAAATCAAGAGAAAACTACGAATGTCCTGGTGCAATGCTTTTAATAACTGCACACAAAGCTCTCGAACAGCTCGTGTTAACAAGAGAAGAAATCGTATTCAAAGAAACGGTTGATTCAAAATACGCAGATTTAATCTACAAGGGACTCTGGCACGAACCATTAAGACACGATTTAGATGCGTTTGTTGACAAAACACAAACAAGAATGAACGGAAAATTAATTGCAAAACTCTACAAAGGTTCAATGAGAATCGTTGGAAGAGAAAGCAAAGATGCAATCTACAACGAAGACATGGTTTCATTTGAAAACAAAGAAATGGACCAGAGAGAAATTGTAGGAATGGTTAAATTCCACGGTCTTCAAGCAGCAATTTATGAAGGCCTTAAAAGAAAATAA
- the mfnF gene encoding (4-{4-[2-(gamma-L-glutamylamino)ethyl]phenoxymethyl}furan-2-yl)methanamine synthase — protein MILGIDIGGANTKITELHENGEFKVHHLYFPMWKNNDKLAEVLKTYSKEVSHVALVTTAELADSYETKKEGVDNILNAAESAFGSNISVFDSDGNFISLENARTNYMKVSASNWCGTAKWVSKNIEKNCILVDMGSTTTDIIPIVNGEVVAEKTDLERFMNQELLYVGTLRTPISHLGNTISFKGVNTNVSSEYFAITADVSVVLDKVTPEEYTCDTPDGKGTDKRSSLVRISKVLCSDLNQISEIDAENIAKTYYELWKSLILKNVKTVAEKHGLKKVVITGLGEKVLKDALADFEVISVAEKYGKDVSLATPSFAVAELLKSELQ, from the coding sequence ATGATTTTAGGAATAGATATTGGCGGAGCAAATACAAAAATAACAGAACTTCACGAAAACGGCGAATTTAAAGTTCACCACCTTTATTTTCCAATGTGGAAGAATAACGATAAATTGGCAGAAGTTTTAAAGACATATTCAAAAGAAGTATCACACGTAGCACTTGTTACAACTGCAGAACTTGCAGATTCGTATGAAACAAAGAAAGAAGGTGTAGATAACATATTAAACGCTGCAGAATCTGCTTTTGGTAGTAATATATCTGTTTTTGACAGCGATGGAAACTTTATTTCTCTTGAAAATGCCCGAACAAATTACATGAAAGTTTCTGCATCAAACTGGTGTGGAACTGCAAAATGGGTTTCAAAAAATATCGAAAAAAACTGTATTTTGGTTGATATGGGTTCAACAACAACTGATATTATTCCTATTGTGAATGGGGAAGTGGTTGCGGAGAAAACAGATCTCGAAAGGTTCATGAATCAGGAATTATTGTATGTCGGAACTCTTAGGACCCCTATTTCACATCTTGGAAACACAATATCGTTTAAAGGCGTAAATACAAACGTTTCTTCAGAATACTTTGCAATAACTGCCGATGTTTCAGTAGTTTTGGATAAGGTAACTCCAGAAGAATATACCTGTGACACGCCTGACGGTAAAGGAACTGATAAACGAAGCAGTTTAGTTAGAATTTCAAAGGTTCTCTGTTCTGATCTGAATCAGATTTCAGAAATTGATGCAGAAAACATTGCAAAAACCTATTATGAATTATGGAAAAGTCTAATTTTAAAAAATGTAAAAACAGTCGCAGAAAAGCACGGTCTTAAAAAGGTCGTAATAACTGGACTTGGGGAGAAGGTTTTAAAAGATGCATTGGCGGATTTTGAAGTAATTTCTGTTGCAGAAAAATATGGAAAAGACGTATCTCTTGCAACTCCGAGTTTTGCAGTTGCAGAACTTCTTAAAAGTGAACTCCAATAA
- the priS gene encoding DNA primase catalytic subunit PriS, whose amino-acid sequence MTDNPADNKVFNEVSSLYKQYFDYAINVRKWLEIPDDLPHREIGYGMLKKVDNRNMSFNTNGEYLAWVLKESPFHLYKSLSYMEYPDVVGGAAKKGLIKREVAFDIDTHKTEKCTHDDSWICEECLGEARNQVLILIEDFLFPDFGLSEKDLKIVFTGNRGYHIYLKPEDTKKIGDTKLLEKIEKWEKNERRYFIEYILGKNLNLRNMGSRWKNILIREFKKNKISTKKFEKTSDWKTEIDTRKDNVRREIYETIGKVKSRLELDEKVMDDDIRLLRTIGSLHGYTGLMVKEITYSSLKSNQFDPLNHGVFSKFHKIMYNVNIKQEIDPLTLKGDTFDHKSTEIPASYLLFLFGHGIDFEILE is encoded by the coding sequence ATGACTGATAATCCTGCCGATAATAAGGTTTTTAACGAAGTTTCTAGTCTTTACAAACAATACTTCGACTATGCCATAAACGTGAGAAAGTGGCTTGAAATTCCGGATGATTTACCACATCGAGAGATTGGTTACGGGATGTTAAAAAAAGTGGACAATAGAAACATGTCTTTTAATACTAACGGTGAGTATCTAGCCTGGGTTTTAAAAGAATCCCCATTTCACCTGTATAAATCACTTTCATACATGGAATATCCAGATGTAGTAGGTGGGGCTGCAAAAAAAGGTTTAATTAAAAGAGAAGTTGCGTTCGACATAGATACGCATAAGACTGAAAAGTGCACTCATGACGATTCATGGATATGTGAAGAATGTCTGGGTGAAGCTAGAAATCAGGTCTTAATTTTAATCGAAGACTTCTTGTTTCCCGATTTTGGACTCTCTGAAAAAGATTTAAAAATAGTATTTACTGGAAACAGAGGGTACCACATATATTTAAAACCGGAAGATACGAAAAAGATTGGAGATACAAAATTGCTTGAAAAAATAGAAAAATGGGAAAAAAACGAAAGGAGGTACTTTATTGAATACATTTTAGGAAAAAATCTAAATTTAAGGAATATGGGAAGCCGCTGGAAAAATATACTGATAAGAGAATTTAAGAAAAACAAAATTTCGACGAAAAAGTTTGAAAAAACTTCAGACTGGAAAACTGAAATTGATACAAGAAAGGATAACGTTAGACGCGAAATCTACGAAACAATTGGTAAAGTAAAAAGCAGACTTGAACTCGACGAAAAAGTTATGGATGACGATATCAGACTTCTTAGAACGATCGGATCACTTCATGGTTATACTGGGCTGATGGTAAAAGAGATAACATACAGTTCATTGAAAAGTAACCAGTTTGACCCATTAAATCATGGCGTATTTTCTAAATTCCATAAAATAATGTACAATGTAAATATAAAACAGGAAATCGATCCACTAACTCTAAAAGGAGATACTTTCGACCATAAATCTACAGAAATTCCTGCAAGCTACCTTTTATTTTTATTTGGACATGGTATCGACTTTGAAATTTTAGAATAA
- a CDS encoding tributyrin esterase: protein MVFGIFKKKKKTVEDYLKDKNVMELILNDPKDCLLDFTYNFIWQSNFDVKSEVSKGISYEKLVNHIKNPENVVYIKGDVGHRFCSSMGADLKYFGGSGGKIQTGTVIVDGNIDTRFGISMVSGTVYLNENFSLKEPIGNIIEVESDFSGYKKYISITELMESETQEKVLKPNVFKNNELILNDNVIRDTIGARIENGSKITVNGNVDLSTGILMKNGTIIVKGNAGKNTGSVLRGGTVIINGNTGDFTASDMISGTIIIDGNAGKFLGSKKKKGVIYAKNGSAIPPLKKQTLNSKDKELLSKNGFFGEFVKF from the coding sequence ATGGTCTTTGGAATATTTAAAAAGAAGAAAAAAACCGTTGAAGATTATTTAAAAGATAAAAATGTTATGGAACTTATTTTAAACGATCCTAAGGACTGCTTACTTGATTTTACTTACAATTTTATATGGCAGAGTAATTTTGATGTTAAAAGTGAGGTATCAAAAGGAATATCTTACGAAAAATTGGTAAACCACATAAAAAATCCTGAAAATGTAGTTTATATTAAAGGGGATGTGGGACACAGGTTTTGTAGTTCGATGGGTGCTGATTTAAAGTATTTTGGTGGAAGCGGCGGTAAAATTCAAACCGGGACAGTCATTGTTGATGGAAACATTGACACGAGGTTTGGAATAAGCATGGTTTCAGGAACTGTTTATTTAAATGAAAATTTTAGTTTGAAAGAGCCTATTGGAAATATAATCGAAGTAGAAAGCGATTTTTCAGGATATAAAAAATATATTTCGATTACTGAATTAATGGAATCCGAAACGCAAGAAAAAGTTTTAAAACCAAATGTTTTTAAGAACAATGAACTTATTTTAAATGATAACGTAATTCGGGATACGATTGGTGCTAGAATTGAAAATGGATCAAAAATTACGGTAAACGGAAATGTTGATTTGAGTACGGGAATTTTGATGAAAAATGGAACCATTATAGTTAAGGGAAATGCCGGAAAAAATACTGGATCTGTATTGCGGGGCGGAACTGTAATTATAAATGGAAATACTGGGGACTTCACTGCATCTGACATGATATCTGGAACAATAATTATTGATGGAAATGCAGGTAAATTTTTGGGATCAAAGAAGAAAAAAGGAGTAATTTACGCTAAGAATGGTTCAGCAATTCCACCTTTGAAAAAACAGACATTAAATTCCAAAGATAAAGAGCTACTTTCTAAAAATGGATTTTTTGGAGAATTTGTAAAATTTTAA
- a CDS encoding MGMT family protein has protein sequence MKTFNEKCYDLLMQIPKGKITTYKLIAEALNTKAYLAVGNAMKNNPYVLTVPCHRVVHSNGNVGGYVKGIEKKIEILKSEGIDISNNKIINLKKYLFRF, from the coding sequence ATGAAAACATTCAATGAAAAGTGTTACGACCTTTTAATGCAAATTCCAAAGGGAAAAATCACGACATATAAGCTAATCGCCGAAGCTCTAAATACAAAAGCTTACCTGGCGGTTGGAAATGCAATGAAAAATAATCCATATGTTTTAACAGTGCCCTGCCACAGGGTAGTACATTCTAATGGAAATGTTGGCGGATATGTAAAAGGGATTGAAAAAAAGATAGAAATTTTGAAAAGTGAGGGAATAGATATTTCAAATAATAAAATAATCAATTTAAAGAAGTATTTATTTAGATTTTAG
- a CDS encoding ammonium transporter — translation MVTADLFNNPTNIMDALNTLANSSDVMFLIFTGAFIFIMHLGFAMLEGGQVREKNVNNAMMKNMGDWIIGCISWLLVGSVIARTLNPAEFVSWWGKIASATPFLSNNGLELANWFLGLVFAATAATIVAGGIAERIKFKSYIMISIVITALLYPFFVYLGPWGAGIIPFHDYAGSLMVHGVGGFLALGLIAAIGPRFGRFVNKKAITIPGHNIPMSILGAYILAFGWYGFNVGSSLALSDISGLVCATTTLAMAGGGLGGCLFSKNDVLYTANGLLAGTVAICAGTDIVSPLGALIIGFIAGSQVPLIFKFVEKLGLDDVCGVIPVHATAGTLGAILAGVFGMTAFGGVGGVSLTQQIIAALICAVYGTGAGFILGKVIGVFTGGLRVKEDEEKAGLDISIHKLPAYPKEN, via the coding sequence ATGGTGACAGCAGATTTATTCAACAATCCTACAAATATTATGGATGCGTTAAACACGCTTGCAAATTCAAGCGATGTAATGTTTTTAATTTTTACTGGTGCTTTTATATTTATCATGCACCTTGGATTTGCGATGCTCGAAGGAGGTCAGGTTCGAGAAAAGAACGTGAACAATGCAATGATGAAGAACATGGGCGACTGGATTATAGGCTGTATTTCCTGGCTTTTAGTGGGTTCAGTAATTGCTAGAACATTAAACCCGGCGGAATTTGTTTCATGGTGGGGAAAAATTGCAAGCGCAACTCCATTTCTTTCAAACAATGGATTAGAGCTTGCAAACTGGTTTTTAGGACTTGTATTTGCAGCAACTGCAGCAACTATCGTTGCAGGGGGTATTGCAGAGAGAATTAAATTTAAATCATACATCATGATTTCAATTGTGATAACAGCGTTATTATATCCATTTTTCGTCTATCTTGGTCCATGGGGTGCAGGAATAATTCCATTCCACGATTATGCTGGAAGCTTGATGGTTCACGGAGTTGGTGGATTTTTAGCACTCGGATTAATCGCGGCAATTGGCCCAAGATTTGGAAGATTTGTAAACAAAAAAGCAATAACAATTCCGGGCCATAACATCCCAATGTCAATTCTTGGTGCATATATTCTTGCATTTGGCTGGTACGGATTTAACGTTGGAAGTTCACTCGCATTGAGCGATATTTCAGGATTGGTTTGTGCAACAACAACACTTGCAATGGCGGGTGGAGGTCTTGGAGGATGTTTATTCTCTAAAAATGATGTATTGTATACTGCAAACGGACTTCTTGCAGGCACTGTTGCAATTTGTGCAGGAACTGATATCGTAAGTCCACTTGGTGCTTTGATAATTGGATTTATTGCAGGTTCACAAGTACCATTAATATTCAAATTTGTTGAAAAATTAGGGCTCGATGATGTGTGCGGTGTAATTCCGGTACACGCAACTGCTGGAACCCTTGGTGCAATTTTAGCAGGGGTGTTTGGAATGACTGCATTTGGTGGAGTTGGTGGAGTTAGTCTTACACAACAAATAATTGCAGCATTGATATGTGCAGTTTACGGTACTGGTGCAGGATTTATTTTGGGAAAAGTTATTGGCGTATTTACTGGGGGTTTAAGGGTTAAAGAAGACGAAGAAAAAGCTGGACTCGATATTTCAATCCACAAACTTCCAGCATATCCAAAAGAAAACTAA
- a CDS encoding P-II family nitrogen regulator: MKKLEAIIRMERLGLVKNALYKSGYVSLTITEVKGRGVQGGVVERYRGTEHVVEILQKVKLELVINEKDVDAVIKIIAENAYTGKPGDGKIFIIPVEDVCRVRTGERGSEAI; the protein is encoded by the coding sequence ATGAAGAAACTAGAAGCAATAATAAGAATGGAAAGGTTGGGACTCGTTAAAAACGCCCTTTATAAAAGTGGTTATGTTAGTTTAACGATAACTGAAGTAAAAGGAAGGGGTGTTCAAGGCGGAGTAGTTGAAAGATACCGTGGAACAGAACACGTGGTCGAAATACTCCAAAAAGTAAAACTGGAGCTCGTAATTAACGAAAAAGACGTAGATGCAGTAATAAAAATAATTGCAGAAAACGCGTATACTGGAAAACCCGGAGATGGAAAGATCTTCATAATTCCTGTTGAGGACGTTTGCCGGGTAAGAACTGGTGAACGGGGTTCTGAAGCTATATAA
- a CDS encoding ammonium transporter, giving the protein MATVDLFSNPTNIMDALTTLANSSDVMFLVIMGAFVFLMQWGFAMLEGGQVREKNVNNAMMKNMGDWIIGCISWLLVGSLIATTLNPADFLVWWGKIFSASPFTFDNGIELANWFYGLVFAATAATIVAGGIAERMKFSAYILISIMITAVLYPFFLYLGPWGASIIPFHDYAGSLMVHGVGGFLALGLIAAIGPRVGRFVDGKPISIPGHNIPMAVFGAFALAVGWYGFNVGSSLALADISGLVCATTTLAMAGGGLSGFLFSKNDVLYTANGLLAGIVAICAGTDIVSPMAALLIGFIAGAQVPFTFKLVEKLGFDDVCGVVPVHAAAGSIGAILTGIFGMTMFGGLGGVSLIQQVIAVIICAVYGTSLGFILGKITGIFTKGIRVSNEEEKTGLDIAEHKLPAYPREN; this is encoded by the coding sequence ATGGCAACAGTAGATTTGTTCAGTAATCCTACAAATATTATGGATGCGTTAACCACGCTCGCAAATTCAAGCGATGTAATGTTTCTTGTAATAATGGGCGCATTTGTATTTTTAATGCAATGGGGATTTGCAATGCTAGAAGGCGGTCAGGTTCGAGAAAAGAACGTGAACAACGCAATGATGAAAAATATGGGTGACTGGATTATAGGCTGTATCTCATGGCTTTTAGTCGGATCATTAATTGCAACAACACTCAACCCCGCAGATTTTCTTGTTTGGTGGGGTAAAATTTTCAGTGCATCACCATTTACGTTTGATAACGGAATTGAGCTTGCAAACTGGTTTTATGGATTAGTATTCGCAGCAACCGCAGCAACTATCGTTGCAGGGGGAATTGCAGAAAGAATGAAATTCAGCGCATATATTTTGATTTCAATCATGATAACAGCGGTATTGTATCCATTCTTTTTGTATCTTGGACCATGGGGTGCAAGTATAATTCCATTCCACGATTATGCTGGAAGTTTGATGGTTCACGGTGTTGGTGGATTTTTGGCACTTGGATTAATTGCAGCAATCGGCCCAAGAGTTGGAAGATTTGTTGACGGAAAACCCATTTCAATTCCGGGACACAACATTCCAATGGCAGTTTTTGGAGCATTTGCACTTGCTGTTGGATGGTACGGATTTAACGTAGGAAGTTCGCTCGCGCTTGCAGATATTTCGGGATTGGTATGTGCAACAACAACGCTTGCAATGGCAGGCGGTGGACTTTCTGGATTTTTATTCTCCAAAAACGATGTATTATATACTGCAAACGGACTTCTCGCGGGAATTGTTGCAATCTGTGCAGGAACTGATATCGTAAGTCCAATGGCTGCACTACTTATTGGATTTATTGCAGGTGCACAGGTTCCATTTACATTTAAACTTGTTGAAAAATTGGGCTTTGACGATGTATGTGGTGTAGTTCCAGTGCATGCTGCAGCAGGATCAATTGGAGCAATATTGACAGGAATATTTGGAATGACAATGTTTGGAGGCCTTGGTGGGGTAAGTTTAATACAACAGGTAATCGCAGTTATAATTTGTGCAGTTTACGGAACTTCTTTAGGATTCATACTTGGAAAAATAACTGGAATCTTTACCAAAGGGATTAGAGTTAGCAATGAAGAAGAAAAAACTGGTCTCGATATTGCAGAACATAAACTCCCTGCTTATCCTAGAGAAAATTAA
- a CDS encoding P-II family nitrogen regulator, with the protein MKKVEAIVRVERTDIVKKALSEEGFISLTLTGVKGRGVQGGIIEKYRGNEYLVDLLPKVKLELVINDEDVGAVVKIISENAVTGKPGDGKIFIIPVEDSIRIRTNENGKKAI; encoded by the coding sequence ATGAAAAAAGTAGAAGCAATTGTTCGAGTAGAAAGAACCGATATAGTAAAAAAAGCTCTTTCAGAAGAAGGATTCATCAGTTTAACGTTAACAGGGGTTAAAGGAAGGGGAGTTCAGGGCGGAATTATTGAAAAATACCGTGGAAACGAGTATCTTGTAGATTTACTTCCTAAAGTTAAATTAGAGCTTGTAATTAACGACGAAGATGTCGGCGCAGTTGTAAAAATTATCTCTGAAAATGCAGTAACTGGAAAACCAGGGGATGGAAAGATCTTCATAATTCCTGTTGAAGATTCAATTAGAATCAGAACTAATGAAAACGGAAAAAAAGCTATTTAA